One window from the genome of Lynx canadensis isolate LIC74 chromosome E3, mLynCan4.pri.v2, whole genome shotgun sequence encodes:
- the PRSS53 gene encoding serine protease 53, producing the protein MKQSWGPELLIVGAVVLMEGLQAAQHVCGQRGPGPPEPQEGITAPGEWPWQASVRRRGVHICSGSLVADTWVLTAAHCFEKAAVTELNSWSVVLGSLQREGLSPGAEEVGVTALQLPRAYNHYSQGSDLALLRLAHPMARTPLCLPQSTHRFPFGTSCWATGWDQDTNDAPRTLRNLRLRLISRPTCNCLYNRLHQRLLASPARPGMLCGGAQPGVQGPCQGDSGGPVLCREPDGHWVQAGIISFASSCAQEDTPVLLTNMAAHSSWLQARAQGAAFLSQNPETPEISDEDSCVACGSLRRGGPQAGAPSPWPWDARLKHQGKLACGGALVSEEVVLTAAHCFIGRQTPEEWSIGLGTGPEERGLKQLILHGAYTHPEGGYDVALLLLAQPVTLGPSLRPLCLPYADHHLPDGEHGWVLGLPRQEAGASSPQTVPVTLLGPRACSRLHTALGSDSIPILPGMVCTSVVGEPPHCEGLSGAPLVHEVRGTWFLAGLHSFGDACQGPARPAVFAALPAYENWVSSLDWQVYFAEEPEPEAETGSCLANMSKPAGC; encoded by the exons gtCTTCAAGCAGCTCAGCACG TATGTGGGCAGCGTGGCCCTGGCCCCCCCGAGCCTCAGGAGGGCATCACAGCACCTGGTGAGTGGCCCTGGCAAGCCAGTGTGAGGAGGCGGGGGGTCCACATCTGCAGCGGATCCCTAGTGGCAGATACCTGGGTCCTCACTGCTGCCCACTGCTTTGAAAA GGCAGCAGTGACAGAACTGAACTCCTGGTCAGTTGTCCTGGGTTCTCTGCAACGTGAGGGGCTGAGCCCAGGGGCCGAGGAGGTGGGGGTGACCGCCCTGCAGCTGCCGAGGGCCTATAACCACTACAGCCAAGGCTCAGATCTGGCCCTGCTCCGACTCGCCCACCCCATGGCCCGCACACCCCTCTGCTTGCCTCAGTCTACCCATCGCTTTCCTTTTGGGACCTCCTGCTGGGCTACTGGCTGGGATCAGGACACCAATGATG CTCCCAGGACTCTACGGAATCTGCGCCTGCGTCTAATCAGCCGCCCCACGTGTAACTGTCTCTACAACCGGCTGCACCAGCGGCTGCTGGCCAGCCCAGCTCGGCCTGGGATGCTGTGTGGGGGCGCCCAGCCTGGGGTGCAGGGGCCCTGTCAG GGAGATTCTGGGGGCCCCGTGCTGTGCCGTGAGCCTGATGGACATTGGGTTCAGGCTGGGATCATCAGCTTTGCATCAAGCTGTGCCCAAGAAGACACTCCTGTGCTGCTGACCAACATGGCTGCTCACAGCTCCTGGCTGCAGGCTCGAGCTCAGGGGGCAGCCTTCCTGTCCCAGAACCCAGAGACCCCGGAGATCAGTGATGAGGACAGCTGTGTAG CCTGTGGATCCTTGAGGAGAGGAGGTCCCCAGGCAGGAGCCCCCTCCCCATGGCCCTGGGATGCCAGGCTGAAGCACCAGGGGAAGCTGGCCTGTGGTGGAGCCCTGGTGTCAGAGGAGGTAGTGCTGACTGCTGCCCACTGCTTCATTGG GCGCCAGACCCCAGAGGAATGGAGCATAGGGCTGGGGACCGGACCAGAGGAACGGGGCCTGAAGCAGCTCATCCTACATGGGGCTTATACCCACCCAGAGGGGGGCTACGATGTGGCACTCCTGCTGCTGGCCCAACCTGTGACACTGGGCCCCAGCCTTCGGCCCCTCTGCCTGCCATATGCCGACCACCACCTGCCTGATGGGGAACATGGCTGGGTCCTGGGGCTGCCCCGCCAAGAAGCAG GTGCCAGCTCCCCTCAGACAGTGCCTGTGACCCTCTTGGGACCCAGGGCCTGCAGCCGGCTGCATACAGCTCTTGGGAGCGACAGTATCCCCATTCTGCCAGGAATGGTGTGTACCAGTGTTGTGGGTGAGCCGCCCCACTGTGAG GGCCTGTCCGGGGCACCACTGGTGCACGAGGTGAGGGGCACATGGTTCCTGGCTGGGCTACACAGCTTTGGAGATGCCTGCCAAGGCCCTGCAAGGCCTGCAGTCTTCGCGGCACTTCCCGCCTATGAGAACTGGGTCAGCAGTTTGGACTGGCAGGTCTATTTTGCTGAGGAGCCAGAGCCCGAGGCAGAGACTGGAAGCTGCTTGGCTAACATGA GCAAACCAGCTGGCTGTTGA